A window of Cryptomeria japonica chromosome 3, Sugi_1.0, whole genome shotgun sequence contains these coding sequences:
- the LOC131033818 gene encoding uncharacterized protein LOC131033818 → MSVQSSQQSFPDASSPSNPCCSDSGENSPEGKESKSTCLVKSSSVRQCLGFESEAGVSSSSDYNLLYEAIEGLQSMECSKSKKKGFKMKRKMCRSDCNKNGIEKRRENVSGRRQACNCVASFAADCTAVCCCPCALLHIFILAFVKAPSLCARKAFRFVKKKSRSERKLDQKKKTNDDDRGDDDREKSRYYSPPWSCRESPERRSALDGSLSPRLDNQKIWSEFYAAGRMGFGGFPAEWNKEP, encoded by the coding sequence ATGAGCGTACAGAGTTCACAGCAAAGCTTTCCAGATGCTTCGTCTCCATCCAACCCTTGTTGCAGTGACTCTGGTGAAAATTCTCCTGAAGGAAAAGAAAGCAAATCGACTTGTCTCGTCAAATCCTCCTCTGTACGCCAATGTCTCGGGTTCGAATCCGAGGCAGGGGTTTCTTCTTCCTCAGATTACAATCTGCTCTACGAGGCAATCGAGGGCTTGCAGAGCATGGAATGCAGTAAGTCGAAGAAGAAGGGGTTTAAAATGAAGCGGAAAATGTGCCGATCGGACTGCAACAAAAACGGCATTGAAAAGCGCAGAGAAAATGTCAGCGGAAGACGCCAGGCGTGTAACTGTGTAGCGAGCTTTGCTGCAGACTGCACGGCCGTCTGTTGCTGTCCTTGCGCGCTTCTGCATATCTTCATTCTCGCCTTTGTCAAAGCCCCTTCTCTTTGTGCCAGAAAAGCTTTTCGTTTTGTGAAGAAAAAGTCTCGCAGTGAAAGAAAACTTGACCAGAAGAAGAAGACGAATGATGATGACAGGGGGGACGATGATAGGGAAAAGTCTCGGTATTACAGTCCTCCCTGGTCTTGCAGGGAGTCTCCAGAGAGGCGCAGCGCTTTGGACGGATCGCTCAGTCCCAGATTGGATAACCAGAAGATCTGGTCAGAGTTTTATGCGGCCGGTCGCATGGGATTCGGGGGTTTCCCAGCTGAATGGAACAAGGAACCCTAA